Proteins encoded together in one Solanum lycopersicum chromosome 7, SLM_r2.1 window:
- the LOC101248313 gene encoding uncharacterized protein, which produces MNGVVEATNNYVKRILRKVIDNNRYWHEKLPFALLVYRTTIRTSTRATPYFLVYGNEVVIPAEVEIPSLRIIPEAELSDAKWIQIQAENLELIDGRRINAMCNGQIYQNRIVRAFNKKVRLKNFSHGQLLKKIFLNQDESKGKVSPNWKTPYIVSRVMTGSALILAEIDGEVRPKSINSDSVKKYYI; this is translated from the coding sequence ATGAATGGAGTTGTTGAGGCTACAAACAATTACGTCAAGAGGATACTACGCAAGGTGATCGATAATAACAGATATTGGCATGAAAAGCTACCATTCGCACTATTGGTATATCGTACCACAATCAGAACTTCTACTAGGGCTACGCCTTATTTTCTGGTATATGGTAATGAAGTTGTGATACCTGCTGAAGTAGAGATACCATCTCTAAGGATTATTCCGGAAGCAGAGCTGAGTGACGCTAAATGGATACAAATTCAAGCAGAGAATCTGGAATTAATAGACGGCAGAAGAATTAACGCCATGTGTAATGGTCAGATCTATCAAAATAGAATAGTtagagctttcaacaagaagGTTAGACTCAAAAATTTCTCTCATGGGCAACTATTGAAGAAAATTTTCCTAAATCAAGATGAATCAAAGGGTAAAGTCTCACCGAACTGGAAAACTCCATACATTGTCTCTCGAGTAATGACAGGCAGTGCCCTCATACTTGCAGAAATAGATGGAGAAGTTAGGCCCAAATCTATCAACTCAGATTCGGTTAAGAAATATTACATCTAA